The Alosa sapidissima isolate fAloSap1 chromosome 12, fAloSap1.pri, whole genome shotgun sequence nucleotide sequence CATgtgggagcagtgtgtgtgtgtgtgtgtgtgtgtgtgtgtgtgtgtgttcagggtgTGGAGTGGAGTCTCTGGGGGGCAGGGGTCCATTGGGCTTGTGGAAAGGAGGTTGGCATGGGTGGTCctgttgttatttgtttgtgGAAAGTGTGGATTCCAGACGGATGGACGGTCTCCTCGTATTTCCAgtccaccctcaccctcacctgACGGGTGGTCCCGCTGTGGCTCCGTTTTACCCCCATGGTGGGGCTGTTATTCCTGGCACAGCACCTCAGAGAAAGACCCCCTCGCCCACAAACCCCCAACACGAGAGCCAGGGATGGAGGCCCAGAGCCATGGCTGGAGGCTTACTGTTGCCTCTGGGCTGAACTCAGAGACCCGcagcaataagtgtgtgtgtggcccaggTGAGCAGCTCTgggagctttctctctctctctgtatgtgtgtgtgtgtgtgtgtgtgtgtgtgtgtgtgtgtgtgtgtgcacagttttTCTGAAGGTGGTCCATGTGACTCGGCCCCCATGAGGCAGCTGGGGACTACAGTCAGACCTCACAAAAGCACAGCTTAGAATGCTTCTTGcttgcctccctccctccgagCCTTTGAGCTCCTCAGATAGATCATCTTCAGGACGGGCATCATCAAAGGAAAGCCCTAATCTTCACTGTGAGGAGATGAAAGATGATTGCTTGGCATCAGCACCCTCCCTTTCAAatccttcctctcttttccccttttctcttcaaatccttcctctcttttccccttttctctcctcgTGAGTATTTCACGTGTGTCACTTTAACGTGCGTAGTccattcacttcacttcaccctCGACGATACACTCGGCCCACCTTGCGTCTTTGTGGTGTGGGTCACCGCAAGGTCACGGCTAAGTGAGCAGCAACAAAGGCTTCCATGAAACAGCCTTCACcccaaccaccacacacacacacacacacacacacacacacctcaagcaAAAACACTTGAGCATCGTAAAGAGGGCCTCAAGCCTCTTCTCCACAGAGCTAATTGCTCATGAGCCTCCGGTTTGCATCGTCTACACAGCCCACTGCTCCTGAAGAGCCTCTTCTGCCTGCGAAAGCAACTAACCGTTAGCGTCATAGCTCGTCCTGTGCAGACACTAGACACTGGGGCTTGGCAACAGGCGCCCGGCTCCAGGTTTTGCTCATTATGGCGAGGCTGCCTTGCCCGACTGCTTTTTTTGGTCTGCGTGGCGGCGGTGGTCGGGGCGTTTGTGTGCTCAGACGACTGCCGTCGCGTAGAGAACGGGGTCACGGTGCCATTTAAGGGGCTTTTGCCTTAAAGCCCCACGGTGGCAGACAGAGAGTCTATGCACTCTGCATGCAGGCTTTGGTTTTTAGAGAATTATGCCCctcaggagacagagagagggggacattgAGTGTTTGCCTTGcactttttatgtttttttttcttttcgtcTTAGTTCATTTTAAGTCCACTTCGCAGTGGAATTTACTAAAATACTAGAAATGCTGTTTGAATTTTAGGGACTTTCTCACAACTGTATTTCAAATGCGCTGGCATTCTCTGCATTGATTCTGTAGATTGAATGCACTCAGGCTCTGAAGGATAGCTCTGGGTTCTGGCTTGCAGTGCATGGCCGTGGTGGATATCCTGCCGTTGCCTTTGCACTCTCTGCTCTTCCTGTTCCGGCACTATTTTTACTCTGTGGCGGCACATCTTTTAATCATTTATCCTGGTGTCCAGAGCCGTGTGGAGAGGGGGATGCAGTTTCCTGCAGAGGGAGTAGAagtgagaggaggggaggggaaagagagagagagagagagggagaagaagcagtggagggaggagaagaaagcGAGTGGGCTAATTAAACGGATGTGGGCTCCTGACAGTCTGAGTGAGCACGGGGCGAGAGCAGAGGGGTTATTTATGTTGTCGTTGCACTGTGCTTCCGTCCGCACCAGTCCAAGCCCCCACAAAAAAGAATATCCAACTTTGCAGATCTCTCTCAGGGGTCTGGGacgtcttcacacacacacacacacacacacacacacacacacacacacacacacacacaggtctcaggtcagcgatattggggaaaaaaatataacagtaaaaaaaaaacagccgcTGCTGAAGTCACTGCATTCGCTGCAGGCACCACCCTCCCCTGTAATTAGCTGCTAAATGCTAAGTAGTGTTTCATCGTTTCAAACGCTGACGCTTAAAAATAGCTCCCAGCGTTCAGCATTACAGCACATAGCAGCTTCTTCTGTAGACTCcaaccctctctgtctttctttctcttcccccctctctcggcctctcttgctctctgtccGGGCGGTGAGCGTCCATTCATAAAAGGATGCCTGGTGTCAGCAAGTGCTCTCGCCACCATCTGTGTGGCACTCTGTGCGTCTGCCCGCTTTCATCCGCCCCTGTGTGGCTGTCTGGGAGGCCGTCCAACTGGAGCGCTTCTGGAATGAGCTCATAGAAATCCTCATTCCCACCCTCCCACCCCGTCCCCCAACATGCTCTGTGGTGCTGGGAGAGGGTGAGTTCACCCCGTCCTGCCTCTGCCCCCggcccccgctctctctctcattctcgcGTGCCTGGGTGCTGATAAGTCCTCTGGGTGCCTCGCGGGGTCCAGAGTCCACACATGTAGAGATAAAGTTTGTCCAGCCGGCCGAGGAGAGGCTCTGGCAGCCCATAAAGATCTCCGTGTGGCTGGCTGATTTATATCTGCGGACTCCATAGATGCTGCTGCCATTTGGCCTCATCTCCTTTCGGCACGTTTCTCAAGCAGGGGCGTCTGGAGGCCACTGTTGTCAGCTCCTCGCCCACCCAGACGGCGTCAGCGACCTGGGTGACTTTCATAAGTGGCCAGGCCTCACAAAAGCTATTTTTACTTtcacacatttattcatttagaaaaCACGTTCGTACAAAGCATAGTAGGAAGATCAAGCATTGTTTCATTCTATTGTGCAATCAATTGGGATATGGATTCTACAACTTTAATATTAGGCATGTTATTCTATCAGTCTAGTGACATATTTTCTCATGCCTTATTCCTTCTTTTGTGAAGCTATGTGTAAAGGCCTTGGTTATACTCACTTGCACACAGCTTCAGGTGCACACAGAGCTTCAGGTGCACACAGAGCTTCAGGTGCACACAGAGCTTCAGGTGCACACAGCGCTTCAGGTGCACACAGAGCTTCAGGTGCACACAGCGCTTCAGGTGCACCCTCTCTCAGGGACATGCACAGAGATTttgggggcaggggctcaagtgAAAAAGGGCACTTCCCATAatttccaaataaaaaatgccaaacaaaaaGTGGTTAAATCTTTACACTTACCCCTCTATTTTGAGTTTTTGCTCAAAATTACACACCGCCCACGAACAATGGCCCTGTTTCCTGTCAGAGAGTGGCAGAGGGTAGAACGATTTTTTAGGCTGTTTTGCACATCTCTGGAAATGACCACATTCTGCCCTCTTGgtcatttattttgtcttgGAAACACAACTGAGGCCCACTACCAGGTTTTGTGAATCCGTATCTCAAAGtggatcaatatagaatgaaatatGAGTACTtaagaccattatttgccaaggtatgctcatgcgttttgtaaaatgccctaaaGAAACTctccataggacttttggttacccaaaatgcatactgacaataaaaggcttactgtgtggcaacctcttggtgtagaagcataatcctggtctcaaatgaaaagtaacactttgaggtttcttgtagactatttggaatgtatgtcaggggttctgatatagaatgactacacaaaatatgtaaTGATCACACAAAAGTCTGTATGACTCATTGAGTGCTGGGggtgtatggggttagttcgtaacgcaaacatggcagtcgtctacacatattccacCCCTTCCACcgccaaaagttgacatgtgaaccaggcttgtgcaaaattccagaattgagttgaaactggctcttaaattcaaattcaattcttgaatttcacttgtatttcaattgaggtagcaaacaggaagcagaattgcaattcgaattgtgcacaaccctgatgtgaatacatcgtgccaaccatgtgttgtgatctcacagctggagcaaggttggtgtgtCATGATTCGTGAAGCATTGCGCACGCACAGTTATACCAGAAATAGATGCccaataagtgcccaaaaagcgttgcaatatggccgccaagtggagggacttgcctaaaaggactttgttgaAAGCACCAAATTCATGTGATATGCTGTGTGATGAGTACGCCACGATAAATTTAAGCTAGTTGAACCTGGACTTGAGATTTTACTGGGGCACAGCAGTTCAGTACTGGGGCACAGGCCCGAGTAAAAAGGTTCTAGTGACACCCCTGCTAAATTGGAAGAAAATCCCAGAGGATTTTGAAATTCTGGCCGGACGCATTTTTTGGTTCTCAAAGGAGGACATGTCCGGGGAAAAGAGTACGTCTGGTCACTCTAGAGTAAGGTGTGAGAGGGGGAGCTTACGTTTTAGCTATTAGATTGTAGCTCATGATTTAGGTTACTTTAGCAAGAATCAAGTTCACTAGGCCACATTTTCTTTTCGTCTTGGCAAGTAATCTGTAACCTGTAACTATACTCAAGTTACCTCCACACAAGCCAAGAAACAGCACAATTGGGCTGGGCGCTGAGAGCCTGTCTGCCTGACATGAAGCCTGGCTATGACTGCATGTGCGTTGTGTAAGacgtggagggagggagggagagagggcaccGAATGCAACAAGTCTAATCTCCCGACCTCATATTTAGGTTTTTAGTCTAATCAATATATTTGACAGGGAAGCAGTGTGCAAACTGGAATATGTATAGCCACGTTTTTATTTGAAAGCACTCCAGAGGAAAGGGCACTTTCTCTCCTGGACAAAAAAGGGTAGGAGCCCCTTTGACTCTATGTGTGCACGTCTGACGGCGCAATTTTGATCACTCAGAACCTAGCAGACGTACTCGCAGACTCACTGGTCTGGTCTGTGGGTGAATTTCCGTTCCTCTTTCCTATTGTAGGTCAGTGTGTTGATGCCCCTGAGCATAAGAGCTCATTCTGCTGTGGGTGGAAGCGAGActagggggaagagaggaggggtaaTGAGGCAGCTGTCTGCAGGATGGGTTTCAGCTTTTGCCCCCGcagatccgctagctgcctgggTTGATAAGCCGCAAGGcccaaagctgtgtgtgtgtgtgtgtgtgtgtttgtttgtgtgtgctgcctACCGCACATGCAGGAGGGGCCCTGTTGTCTCAGCATGGCTTCTGAGATTGTGCAACCACTTCCGTCTGTGTCAGAGTATGACTGGTGTGTGcacagtgtgagtgagtgtgtgtttgctgtcctGTGCGTAAGATGAGTTGGCAGATAAGCCTGGCTGTGGCTTTCGGGAAAAGCGCCGAGCAGCAGAGCCATTGGAGCCAGTGAAGCTACCAGCTGCTAGCCTCTGCATTTAAGCTCCTGGCCTGTCTTCAAAGGCCAACAGCCCATTCCAGACATCTCTCTACGGGCTTGTGTAATGCGGCACCGATGGGGCTCCGACGGGGAGGGCCAGCAGCTCAGTAAATGACCACTGACATACTCACGATTCCTCCGGCCAGGGGGCTGTGCCATGACCCGTCTGCATCTTCtttttttgggggtgggggagatTGTTTACAACAGTTCGCTGTTCCCGTATAACACTCCCTTATAGCACTAACTGTCCTGTATAGCACTGCTGACCTGTTGTCCAATATAGAACAGATTCAACAAAGTTTTTCTTTGCTTTAGTTTTTGAGGTGTTTACACAGCATTAATAATAGCAACCTAGTACTTTGTAAAAGTGTAATAAATTGAAAAGAATCTGTATGCAGATATGATTGCAGAAGAAGAATCTTGCTAAGGTGTCgactgtctgtttgtttatctCCTGACAGGTGTGTAAAGGTCCGAGATGTCATCCAAAATGCAGAGTTCAAATAACATCGCCCAGGCTAGGAGGACTGTACAGCAGCTGAGAATAGAGGCCAACATGGAGAGGATAAAGGTACCAGTAACCAACCGCCTCCCTGACTTCACCCAAATCCCCAGGATTCTGTCGAAGGCCTCTTCCAGGATGTTTGCTCCGCTTCTGCGTAACCCTATCAAGGATGTGCTCTTTCAGTGTAATAGCTTCCTGGAGCGAGTCAGCTCTGATCCccacaccttttttttttttcagttaccGATCTGAAGCAACCACCTCAAACCCTTCCTGTTAAAACACTTCTCGCCTTGTTGCTCAATTACTCCTCTGGGTATTTGTGCATAGAAGAACCCCTTTGTGTtactttgtgtctgtttgtatctCTTTGTGCAGAAGACGCAGAGAGGggtgaagagagggggggggggcatgagagagggagagcaaaagAAAGCAAGTTCTGTGTGCTTTTGTTTCTTGTGGTAACTCGTCTGTTTCTTTGTCCTCACAGGTGTCGAAGGCCTCTGCAGACCTCATGCACTACTGTGGAGAGCATGCCAAGTACGACCCTCTTCTCATGGGAATCCCAGCCTCAGAAAACCCCTTCAAAGACAAGAAGCCCTGCACCATATTGTAGCCTGAAGTCACTGCATCGtcttaagtttttttttcttttatttctttttaaaaatatgacgGATACATtcagtttttttaaaagaaaagttaATATGCTACTACTTATTTGGAACAGGCATCTAACTGTCAGTTGGAAGGTTCCCCAGAACTGTGTTCATCTTATCAGGCACAAACAGTTGCATTTTACCATTCCTCCCACTACCACAGTACCACCCTTTCTTTTTTGTTGGTCATGATGGTTGTCTGATttgcagcccccccaccccaccccattcaTTTGATTCGACATTTGATCAGCAGGACACAGAGTGTCTTTCTCCTGTGTGACCACACTAGACAAAGTCCTAATTGACTCTCTTGTTAACACAGGCAGTCAAAGAGTAAGAGTAAAGGAAGGAGATggataaaagaaagagagaatgagaggagggcAGGATTAGGGCAAAGGTCACATGCATTgaggcacttgtgtgtgtgtgtgtgtgtgtgtgtgtgtgtggggggggggggggggtgtaaatcAGGTGCCTCTGGTGGCGTCACAGTGACGTCCTTCACCCTATAGCAGGCACGACCTTCTTTTTTTACTCCAGGGGGAGAGGCTAGTctctaaacaaaacaaaagcctGTGTCATTCCTCAGAGTCAATGAGCGTCTTTTGAGCGTCTTAACCCACTCGATTCTTTCGCAAGCCGTTTTGGAGAAGATTGAGTGATCTAATCAAACAGGGAGAGGAACAGCAGAAACTATTtgggggaaagagaaagggtGGCCGACTATTTGAAATTCACTGACTCCGCCACAGTGTCGTCCATCGGGGTTTTGTGCTTTGGTGTGTCGCACAATATTTTTCCATGTCAGGTGTCTTAACTGTTTATCTTCAGCGGCAGTCCTTCACCTGAATACCGGGACGCTGTTATATAAACGCGAGCAGGCCTCAGTCATGTTTGCCGCCGATGTGACTTATACAATGCCCCGATTTTTACATAAATGTCCAGCTGTATTGATTTCTGGTTTGCAAATACATGTCAGATAATTTCACAAGTCAACATTCGTGATTACAACACTGATTTCTGTCACCAACACCTGTAACTTATGTCCCCAAAATCACATTCTGTATGAAAATGGTACTAGAAATGAATTGAATGAAAGAAATATATGTAATATTTTAGCGTACACTCTGAATTGACATGGATCTGGGCTCTTATAGCAAGTTGGACTGGAATAGATTTGGCCGGGCTTGGCACAGATTGGCAGGATCCAGTCCAGATATGGGCCAGATCAGAGCTAGTCTTAGCCATTACCAGGAGGGGTTGGCTGTAGAAAATTAAAACATCCAACTGTTTAAAGTATACGGTAGAGTAGCAATATGTTTAATGAAGATCATGGTACATAAATATATGGTAACCCTTTAATAATGAGTGTATGCCTTATGTTCATGTAAAATTATTTGGATGGTCTTGATTTATTGTTATGATTAtgtctgttttatttttctttgtttttggaGAATGAAAATGAGATGTTTTAATGTGTCTGTGCCATCACGTCCACATTTTTACCAGCAATGGAGATGAATTATGCGGCTTTTGAATGCTTTTCTTCATCTATGGTATCCCACAACATTGAGCAGGAAAAAGACTTTTAAACTGACAGGGTTTTTGTGATCACAGTGAATGTTGGGCTGACTGTTATTATCTTGAATTATAACATTCCATGTTTACGACCTCTTTGTTTTTTATGTTGCTGTTTTCCAATACGCTCATGATtgccatgcagtgtgtgtgtgtgtgtgtgtgtgtgtgtgtgtgtgtgtgtgtataaacgtGTGCCGCACAAACTGGCAGAGCGTTAACCAATGAAGAGACCAGCCGAACCAGCCAAGGCCTTAATGAAGTACTCCTGCTCTAACGTCCATTTGCTCACACAACCAATCGACCGACCGACTGACCACTCTTCTTACAGTGATGTCTAAACTGTGATCCTAGCAGGGAGATGCCTTCCCTTTCATGGGGAAACTTCACTGTGCACAGAGGTCTTTGTACTCCCTGTGTCGGGCCTGTCACTGTGGAAATGGGGATGTTACATGACTGGACAGTTTTAGAGTGTGAGCAGTTTTGACCACTAAAGTAGCCTTGCTGCCGGGCACTACAATCCAACAAGCGACTGTTCTGTTATGTTCTGTAGAGTTATCTGTTGTAGTCCCATGTGTCATTTAAAGTGTTTCCCCCCTTATCTCCTTTGTGTCATTTTAGAAAAAATTATTTGCAGATGTTTCAGCTAATCTAtattacccccctcccccaagtGTCTGTTCCTTAaaaggtgtgtgtttatactataTGAGGAAAGGATCTTAAATGACTTTCATTGCCTGTACCGCTTTGCCTTTGGCATTTTAGAATGGAGTTGTGTGTTGACCATGAACCTCGTTTTTCATTCTCCTCCAGTTCCAACTTGTAGACTTGTTATCTTCTCCTCACTTCCCTGTGCTTTAATGCCacagctgtctgtctctctggtgCTGTAAAAGTGGTCTGCACCCCTAACCCCAGTCTAAAGTGAAATATAATTTTATCATCAGTTTGGTGTCTTGGTTTCTTCTTTGTGTTGATTGTATGTTGTAATTGATTAAAGTCATAATGTAAGTATATCTCTGCACTTTTCTGCACAATGTCAATATTTAACAAACCCTGTGTAATATTACACCATTGCACTTCATACACCACATGAATACTCTGAACATAGAAATCTGGTCTATACTAATGAGGTTATATATGCTATTCTAATCAGTTCTACCAACACTATTCTATTATCAGTGCTATTGGTGCTTAATCAGCACTGATTAATACTATTGTGAGTACTATAAATCTATCAATACTTTACCGCAGGACATGAAGACTTAAACAAAGAGGTTTGATAGAAAAACAAAACCACATGACCCTGTCCTTGTCCCCTGCTGTTGATCCTTTTAGTGGCCACTGGGTCAGCGATCCACATCTCAAAATTGGCACTTGCTCTAATTCGCGACGgcttcttttgttttgtttttgtttagctTGAGGTCAAATCAGCGATGTTTCCCTTTTCCCTTTGGTCTGCTGTTTCAGCCAGAATCAGGTCAGGCCATATGCGCTGGCCCACATTGATATAATCACTGCTGCAGTCACGTCCCCGATGGATGCTCCTGGCTTTTGTAGTGTTGTCATTTGACATGATTGTGTTACCAGCGAGCCTGGTGTAAAAGCTCCAGGATGAGCCTGTAATCTAGTGTGAGGGGGCCAGGGGAGGGGGCATCGAATGTCTCACCTGTTTTCCTGCAGGGCCTGAAACAGTTGAAGTGTCATAGCGTTTGCTAAATAGCAGCAAGTGAATGTTCCTATTCCTCTCTTGCCTTTCTGCAACCACAAATTAATATCTTACTGGATTTGAGTTTTTGTATGTACATGGATATATTTATCGGAAtgagactgaaaaaatgaattatcCAGAACAACAGATACTACTAGCAGTGTCTTCCCAGCCAGTGTAATTTTATTAATGTCTAGGAATGTAAAGTTCTTAAAAGTATGCACAGATTTGCATGTTAAGATGCATTCATGTCACAGAGAAGGCATCTGTATATCCACACAGGGTGAACTGCATAGTTCATCAGAATGCACAGTGTTGAAATGCTGAATTGATGGGAAGAGacacaacccccacacacacaatctctcagcTGTGAGCACCAGTTCACACTGCCCTGCTTCTTGTCTGACCTTAGCAGGAACTCTAGTAGTTCATTCCCAGAGTGTGGACTCTGACAGCCCAAAACCACAACCTCAGAGGCCATGCAAAGTATTTCCAAGACACTGACATTTTGGAGTTCACCGTAAAGACACAACAACACTGCCCTCCACCCCCCAAGAATTCCTTTCTTTTCCGAGTAGGGAGGTGCATTTAGTCAGTCACGCCCTCCACAGTTGTTGTCAGTGATGGAAACTCCAGAGTTCACACTCACTAAACagttactctcacacacaagacAGAAGATAGTGATTTAGACGTCACTCCTCTGATCAGTGTGCACTCTTTAGTGTTCAACCCCCATTCCAGTATTTTGTGAGGATGAGAGACTTTTTGTAGAGGGTTGCCCCCACTACAGAGCAGTAGGATCAGCATAGAGTACTCTCATCAGACCGCCTCACCCTTCTGCATACCGCTCATGGTGACAATAACCCAAACGGCACAGCTTGACCTGATTCCGCAGGTCCTCAAATTCAGTTAAGACTGCAGCACAGGTCTCAGTTTCAGCCAAGTGAAACTAGATGCCAAGGCCACTTTTACATTGATATATGTAGGCTATTGTTTAGCATTGCACTTGTAACTTATATcatttatatgtttttttttttaattcatgctGCCCTCCCAATGTTTCCAGTTGATAGTGACGGCATTGGGTGGGGTCTGTTTCCTGCTGATGAGAAATGCTAACTTTGTCCTCCCTTCATTCCTTAGAATGGGACTATTTTTAGTCCCTGGTCTTTCCCTGTGCCCCATGTCTCATGGCCTTGACTCATGCTGTTATTGTTTTTGAGGCCTTTGTCCATGTATGGCGCACAGCCATTAGTTTTGGTGTCCATCTGAACTCACTCATgaatcactcactctctcccttccgTTTCTAGCACCGTCGGGGGGTAAGTTTCTCCTGTTCTGTGTGAAGATAGGGGGTTGTAGGTGACTGGTTAGGCTGTCATCTTGGCCTGCAATAGAAAATAGAGCAGGCATTCTGTCAACCTCCACCTCATTATACCTCTAGCTATTTTTAGAAACATTCACAGCGTGTCAGTGCTTTTACAGAGCTTGGCAGGCAGTCGCTTTGGGGAAAAGGGAGTTTTCAAAGCCAAAACTGTGATGCACATCCGATTGCCATTTTTTTCAACCTCACTGGAAAGTTTGAAAGGAAAATGTTTTATTCTACCTCTCATGCAGCAATAGTGAGGTCTTAATCAATCAAGACAGACATTTCACATCAGCAGCTATTGTCATTGCAAAGGAATGCTAAACCATTGTTACTGGAAATGTTGATATTCTGGACATCCCTTCCAATAATTGGGCTTTTTGGGAGTAAGAAACGACCCTCTTATGAACTCTGATATTGCACAAATCAGCACCCAGCTGTTTATACAGCTTCCATtagtgttgttttttgtttattcaGTTGGCAGGGCATAAGAGGTAATGTCACACCCTCCTCTTTCAAACCACAGAGCGCACATGGAATGCCCCCCTACACCCTCCCAGCTGGTTTGAGGTGTTATTCCAAAGCACCTGCAGGTACAAGAGAAGGACCTCTTCACACCTCTCATTGCCTGGTGTGTCACCTTTAAATCACAACTACAATGAGTCTATGATAGGAcattttatgaacatgtatgtCTTCTGATCAGACTAAACCGCTCAAAGGAGCAAAGCTAACTACACATATGCTAATCTGTCGCACTAGCGCTGATGTGGTCTCAGTTCCTAGAAACAAGCAGTAGATAGCATGACCCTTTGCCTGGAGAGTGTATCAGTCATGTCACGGTCCTCATGATTGTTTTCCTGGTCATGTTGACATTTTTGTGCTGACAGTTCAATgtcaagtgtttgtgtgtttatgcagcTGGTTACTTTGTTGTGAGTCAGGGCAGGGCACTAGGTTTGAAGCAAATTGAGCGTTGTGTGTAGCAGGGCACTCTACCAGCAACTGACCCCATCACTTGCTTCACATGGTCAAACGAGTCAACGAGTACATTAGTATACTGCACACTTGGTTCAAATTACACATCAGAAACAGATATCAGGTTCAACTATTTATTCCATACTAATACAAGTGTGGAGAACACAGCAACATAAATACAAttcattaaattaaatatattaaCACAAACCAACATTTCTTTTCACTAAATGGATGTTAAGGAATAGGTCAATACATGTACTTCCTAAACTTATTAAGAGGTGTAGAACATCTTCCCTTTTTTTAAATAGTAACTCATGAAAGGACAAAAACAACATAAGTTAAAAGCTGTTCTCAAAAATTCCAGAGTATCCAGTAAAGCAACTCTCAGTACTCCTCACAACAGAGACTTGCCTGCAAGGCAGAGTACAATCCATTTCCTTTTGCCCCAGTTCTTGAAGCCTGCCCGGTTAGGAACCTCCttgaattatatatatataaaaaaaaaaaaacaccccctTCTCGTGCTCACCACGTGCCGGTGAGCATTCACATGATTCGGTTTCCTGTAGCACAGTCCCTTTTCCCGGCAAATGGTGGACAATATCATTCCCTGGCAGTTCAGCATACTGCGGAGTCATTCTTCCTGAACAGGTCCTGGGACTGCATCTGCTCCGATTATGCATTAAGTCCACACCCTTGACAGTCAAGTCCAACtgttcttttgtcttgttgATGCTTGTCATTCATCTTCCCAGCCAGTGCAGGGGCTGTTCGGAGG carries:
- the gng12b gene encoding guanine nucleotide-binding protein G(I)/G(S)/G(O) subunit gamma-12; this translates as MSSKMQSSNNIAQARRTVQQLRIEANMERIKVSKASADLMHYCGEHAKYDPLLMGIPASENPFKDKKPCTIL